A portion of the Corynebacterium heidelbergense genome contains these proteins:
- a CDS encoding WhiB family transcriptional regulator yields the protein MDKSADTAYPGPISAGSAAVEHNAQSAKRQRQQNLFELTQDLDSLFDAVDQDWQEQALCAQTDPEAFFPEKGGSTREAKRICQACGVRDECLEYALANDERFGIWGGLSERERRRLKKRIG from the coding sequence GTGGACAAGTCAGCAGACACGGCCTACCCGGGCCCGATCTCTGCAGGCTCCGCCGCGGTGGAGCACAACGCACAGTCCGCTAAACGGCAGCGCCAGCAAAACCTGTTCGAACTCACCCAGGACCTGGACTCCTTGTTCGATGCGGTAGACCAGGACTGGCAGGAACAAGCTCTGTGTGCCCAGACAGACCCGGAGGCCTTTTTCCCGGAAAAGGGTGGGTCCACCCGAGAGGCAAAGCGCATTTGCCAGGCCTGCGGGGTGCGGGATGAATGCTTGGAATACGCCCTCGCCAACGACGAGCGGTTCGGAATCTGGGGCGGCCTCTCCGAGCGCGAACGCCGTCGCCTGAAGAAGCGGATCGGCTAG
- a CDS encoding metallopeptidase family protein translates to MSHTTRSAARPDRRGRGLRGVLLPELPRYQTRSQRFDAAVLDVYENILADFEDALGGLDIAVDTVPRMQMEPGFTQWPEDIVADGQVPLGRLIPAGVDDAGNPTRPRLIVFRRPIELRTEGAASVRELLRFVIVQLVAVYLNVSPERVDPGFSLD, encoded by the coding sequence ATGAGCCACACCACCCGGTCAGCAGCCCGCCCGGATCGCCGGGGGCGAGGGCTGCGCGGAGTCCTGCTACCGGAGCTGCCCCGCTATCAGACGCGCTCTCAGCGTTTCGACGCGGCGGTGCTGGATGTATATGAGAACATTTTGGCGGACTTCGAAGATGCCCTGGGCGGGCTGGATATTGCCGTGGATACCGTGCCGCGAATGCAGATGGAACCCGGGTTTACCCAGTGGCCGGAGGACATTGTCGCCGACGGTCAGGTTCCACTGGGTAGGTTGATTCCCGCCGGGGTGGACGATGCGGGAAATCCGACGCGGCCGCGGCTCATTGTTTTTCGCCGACCCATCGAATTGCGGACGGAGGGAGCGGCGAGTGTGCGAGAGCTGCTTCGCTTCGTCATAGTGCAGTTGGTGGCGGTGTACCTTAACGTGTCCCCGGAGCGGGTGGATCCGGGGTTCTCGCTGGACTAG
- a CDS encoding LCP family protein, whose translation MTEKSSARPGPRHSRRIMAAPSGREAHQIGPRAARGILAAVSALTLIAGGVGYSAIGNLNNELAQAGDLNLGREKDGATDILLVGIDSRTDAQGKPLSQQEIDMLRAGEEAAANTDTMILIRVPNDGSSATAVSLPRDTYVSTPHMGNMKLNGVYGEAKKDKNDQLAQQGERDEHTRDTKSTEAGRQALISSVADLTGITVDHYAEIGLLGFVLLTDAVGGVDVCLNQPVDEPLSGAKFPAGRQTLNGPDALSFVRQRHELPRGDLDRITRQQAYMASLANHILSSKTLTDPGSLGRINSAVQRSVVLDKDWDVMGLAGQMQNLTGGNVQFRTIPVTSIDGTGDYGESIVTVDRDQVHNFFHEMLVTKDGPSEAEASKDSSKENIPKFKAADYKVNVLNAGEVAGLASRVADLTTGYGYTAGDVGNAPNTGVSESQINAKDVKDPAARALARQLGGLKVVQDPTLGAREINVTLSGTYEGPGVTEGAADKLKDPNDPEVDKAAEKAAEQQPADTPGGSQGSVVGTPGTEPPEQQLTKPIDAGGNGPRCVN comes from the coding sequence ATGACCGAGAAGTCCTCCGCCCGCCCGGGCCCCCGGCACTCCCGTCGAATCATGGCGGCCCCGTCTGGCCGGGAGGCCCACCAGATTGGGCCGCGGGCAGCGCGGGGAATCCTGGCTGCCGTGTCGGCGCTCACCCTCATTGCCGGTGGAGTGGGATATTCCGCGATTGGCAACCTCAACAATGAGCTGGCTCAGGCCGGGGACCTCAACTTGGGCCGGGAGAAGGACGGGGCCACCGACATCCTGCTGGTGGGCATCGATTCGCGGACGGACGCCCAGGGAAAACCGTTAAGCCAGCAGGAGATCGACATGCTGCGGGCGGGCGAAGAAGCCGCCGCGAATACGGACACGATGATCCTCATCCGCGTGCCCAATGACGGTTCGAGCGCCACCGCGGTGTCCTTGCCCAGGGATACTTACGTCTCCACCCCGCACATGGGCAACATGAAGCTCAACGGTGTGTACGGGGAGGCCAAGAAAGACAAGAACGACCAGCTAGCCCAGCAGGGCGAGCGCGACGAGCACACCCGGGACACGAAATCCACCGAGGCCGGGCGGCAGGCCCTAATCTCCTCCGTCGCCGATCTCACCGGCATCACTGTGGATCACTATGCAGAAATCGGGTTGCTGGGCTTCGTCCTGCTCACTGATGCGGTAGGCGGTGTGGACGTCTGCCTGAACCAGCCCGTGGACGAGCCGCTATCCGGCGCGAAATTCCCGGCGGGGCGGCAGACACTCAACGGCCCCGATGCCCTGAGCTTCGTGCGCCAGCGTCACGAGCTGCCCCGGGGCGACCTTGACCGCATCACCCGGCAGCAGGCCTACATGGCTTCCTTGGCTAACCACATCCTATCCTCCAAGACCCTGACGGACCCGGGCAGCCTTGGCCGGATCAACAGCGCGGTGCAGCGCAGTGTGGTGTTGGACAAGGACTGGGACGTCATGGGGCTCGCCGGCCAGATGCAGAACCTCACCGGCGGCAACGTCCAGTTCCGGACCATCCCGGTAACCAGCATCGACGGCACAGGGGACTACGGGGAGTCCATCGTCACCGTCGACCGCGATCAGGTGCACAACTTCTTCCACGAGATGTTGGTGACGAAGGACGGCCCCAGTGAAGCCGAGGCAAGCAAGGACAGCTCGAAGGAGAACATCCCCAAGTTCAAGGCCGCCGATTACAAGGTGAACGTACTCAATGCAGGCGAGGTCGCTGGCCTGGCAAGCCGGGTGGCCGACCTGACCACGGGTTATGGCTATACGGCCGGGGACGTGGGCAATGCCCCCAACACTGGGGTCTCCGAATCCCAAATTAATGCGAAGGACGTGAAGGACCCCGCAGCACGCGCACTGGCTCGCCAGCTAGGTGGCCTTAAGGTGGTTCAAGATCCCACCCTGGGCGCCCGCGAAATCAACGTCACCTTGTCCGGAACGTACGAGGGTCCCGGTGTGACGGAAGGTGCCGCCGACAAGCTCAAGGATCCAAACGATCCGGAGGTGGACAAGGCCGCCGAAAAGGCCGCCGAACAGCAACCGGCGGACACTCCCGGCGGTTCCCAGGGCTCGGTTGTGGGCACTCCCGGTACGGAACCTCCCGAGCAGCAGCTCACCAAGCCGATCGACGCTGGAGGCAACGGACCTCGCTGCGTGAACTAG
- the manA gene encoding mannose-6-phosphate isomerase, class I has product MYRLQGTIRPYAWGSRTAIAQLTGRRSPTERPEAEMWFGAHPGGPTLVADGSGRTLADLIAADPEYHLGSGRESLPFLLKILAADTALSIQAHPSKRQAEEGCAAEDAEGIPRDAPNRCYRDDNHKPELLVALSSPFEALAGFRSVAHTQQLLGTLGGEELKRFCGLLGSGDEAADLRGLVTTWINLPPAVSERVIADVVERCKRLAAAEDEGEPWMRAAAGAIAKIAQQYPKDPGILVALLLNYITLEPGEAIYLDAGQLHAYVSGLGVEIMANSDNVLRGGLTAKHINVPELMRVLVSEPLADPVTRAGADGIFPTPAPDFRLRRVVPGEDAVVAGPAIVLCAGGRVELRSSAEGDEQESLRPGEAVWIAAEEDATRISADDGPGAFVATAG; this is encoded by the coding sequence GTGTACCGCCTGCAGGGAACTATTCGCCCCTACGCCTGGGGCTCCCGCACCGCGATCGCGCAGCTGACCGGGCGCCGATCGCCGACCGAGCGCCCCGAGGCGGAAATGTGGTTCGGCGCGCACCCCGGTGGCCCAACGCTGGTGGCAGACGGCAGCGGCCGGACGCTGGCCGACCTCATCGCCGCAGACCCGGAGTACCACCTGGGATCCGGGCGGGAGAGCCTGCCCTTCCTGTTGAAAATCCTGGCTGCCGATACAGCGTTGAGTATCCAGGCGCACCCCTCCAAGCGGCAGGCGGAGGAGGGGTGTGCCGCGGAAGATGCCGAGGGAATTCCTCGGGACGCCCCCAACCGGTGCTATCGAGACGACAACCACAAGCCCGAACTGCTGGTCGCGCTGAGTAGCCCCTTTGAAGCCCTCGCCGGTTTCCGATCTGTAGCGCATACACAGCAGCTCCTGGGAACCCTCGGCGGGGAGGAGTTGAAGCGCTTCTGCGGGCTGCTGGGCAGCGGGGACGAGGCGGCGGATTTGCGCGGGTTGGTGACGACATGGATCAACCTGCCCCCGGCCGTGAGCGAGCGGGTTATCGCGGATGTGGTGGAGCGCTGTAAGCGGTTGGCTGCTGCGGAGGACGAGGGGGAGCCCTGGATGCGAGCGGCGGCCGGGGCCATTGCCAAGATTGCCCAGCAGTACCCCAAGGACCCCGGGATTCTGGTTGCCCTGCTGCTCAACTACATCACCCTAGAGCCGGGGGAGGCGATCTACCTGGACGCCGGCCAGCTGCACGCCTACGTCAGCGGGTTGGGCGTGGAGATCATGGCGAACTCCGACAACGTGCTGCGCGGGGGCCTGACCGCCAAGCACATCAACGTGCCTGAACTCATGCGGGTGCTTGTTTCCGAACCGCTGGCGGACCCGGTGACCCGCGCGGGTGCAGATGGCATTTTCCCCACGCCCGCGCCGGATTTCCGCCTGCGCCGGGTGGTGCCGGGGGAGGATGCCGTGGTGGCCGGGCCCGCGATCGTGCTGTGCGCCGGTGGGCGGGTGGAGCTTCGGTCCTCTGCCGAGGGCGATGAGCAGGAATCGCTGCGTCCTGGGGAGGCCGTGTGGATTGCGGCTGAGGAGGACGCCACCCGCATCAGCGCCGACGATGGCCCCGGCGCCTTCGTGGCTACCGCCGGGTAG
- a CDS encoding glycosyltransferase family 2 protein, translating into MKPIAIVTVTYSPGQYLRAFLDSVPAATQQGAKVVLVDNGSVDGAPEAAVAADRTGGVELHYSGGNVGYGAAMNLGIRLLQRQRRQGLIDGDFVLISNPDVVFEPGAIDALIDVARNNPRAGSVGPLIREADGSAYPSARAVPRLAAGIGHALLGPIWPKNPWTQQYRRDGDLESQRVAGWLSGSCLLLRWEAFASVGGFDERYFMYMEDVDLGDRLGRAGWLKIFAPSAQIRHAKGHAAGAVPEKMLPAHHESAYRFNADRLPGWRYAPIRLVLRVGLGVRSRLSVWLSRR; encoded by the coding sequence GTGAAACCCATTGCCATCGTGACCGTCACTTACTCCCCCGGGCAGTATCTGCGGGCTTTCCTGGACTCCGTACCGGCCGCCACTCAGCAGGGGGCGAAGGTGGTTCTGGTGGATAACGGCTCCGTGGACGGGGCCCCCGAAGCCGCCGTTGCCGCTGATCGCACCGGTGGTGTGGAGCTGCACTACAGCGGGGGGAACGTGGGTTATGGCGCGGCCATGAACTTGGGCATTCGCCTGCTCCAGCGACAACGGCGCCAGGGACTCATCGACGGGGACTTCGTGCTCATCTCCAACCCAGATGTGGTCTTCGAGCCCGGGGCCATCGACGCCCTGATCGACGTGGCTCGAAACAACCCTCGCGCCGGGTCCGTGGGCCCCCTGATCCGCGAGGCCGACGGGTCCGCCTACCCCTCGGCGCGGGCCGTGCCGAGGTTGGCGGCGGGAATCGGCCACGCCCTACTGGGACCTATCTGGCCGAAAAACCCGTGGACCCAGCAGTACCGCCGGGACGGGGACCTAGAATCCCAGCGGGTCGCCGGTTGGCTATCCGGGTCTTGTCTGCTGCTGCGATGGGAAGCCTTCGCCAGCGTCGGTGGTTTCGACGAGCGCTACTTCATGTACATGGAGGACGTGGATCTGGGCGATCGCCTGGGCCGCGCTGGGTGGTTGAAGATTTTCGCCCCTAGCGCGCAGATCCGCCACGCCAAGGGCCACGCCGCAGGCGCAGTGCCGGAGAAAATGCTTCCGGCACATCACGAAAGTGCCTACCGCTTCAACGCCGACCGTCTGCCGGGGTGGCGTTACGCTCCGATTCGCTTGGTGCTGCGCGTTGGCCTTGGCGTCCGCAGTCGTTTGAGTGTGTGGCTATCCCGCAGATAG
- a CDS encoding formamidase, with protein sequence MGSTGSVSASPDGLLTALIQYPVLVVKGPEDIQPNVDKICETVANTKAGYPDLDLIVFPEYSTSGLNTKIWSYDDMLLSLDSPQVGQFKQACKDADVWGVFSVMEPNDVPGRAPYNTAIIIDNNGEIALHYRKLQPWVPIEPWYPGDLGMPVCDGPKGSKLAVCICHDGMFPELAREAAYKGANVYIRISGYSTQVNDQWILTNQTNAWQNLMYSISVNLAGYDGVFYYFGEGTVCNFDGNVLQQGHRNPWEIVTAELFPALADKARTDWALENNIYNLGTRGYVGQPGGDKQNYLTWVKDLAEGNYHVPWEDDIRIKDGWKYYPDGGQYGPMPK encoded by the coding sequence ACATCCAACCGAACGTAGACAAGATCTGCGAAACGGTCGCCAACACCAAAGCGGGCTACCCGGACCTCGACCTCATCGTCTTCCCGGAGTACTCCACCTCCGGCCTCAACACGAAGATCTGGTCCTACGACGACATGCTCCTCAGCCTGGACTCACCCCAGGTCGGCCAGTTCAAGCAGGCGTGCAAGGACGCGGACGTGTGGGGCGTGTTCTCGGTGATGGAACCCAACGACGTCCCCGGCCGAGCGCCCTACAACACCGCCATCATCATCGACAATAACGGCGAAATCGCCCTGCACTACCGCAAGCTCCAACCCTGGGTCCCCATCGAACCCTGGTACCCCGGGGACCTCGGCATGCCCGTCTGCGACGGACCGAAGGGCTCCAAGCTCGCCGTCTGCATCTGCCACGACGGCATGTTCCCGGAACTCGCCCGCGAAGCCGCCTACAAGGGCGCCAACGTCTACATCCGCATCTCCGGCTACTCCACCCAGGTCAACGACCAGTGGATCCTCACCAACCAGACCAACGCCTGGCAAAACCTCATGTACTCCATCTCGGTGAACCTCGCCGGCTACGACGGCGTCTTCTACTACTTCGGGGAAGGCACCGTCTGCAACTTTGATGGCAACGTCCTGCAGCAGGGGCACCGCAATCCGTGGGAAATTGTCACCGCCGAACTCTTCCCGGCCCTCGCGGACAAGGCACGCACCGACTGGGCCCTGGAGAACAACATCTACAACCTCGGCACGCGCGGTTACGTCGGCCAGCCGGGCGGGGATAAGCAGAACTACCTCACCTGGGTCAAGGACCTTGCAGAGGGCAACTACCACGTCCCCTGGGAAGACGATATCCGCATCAAGGACGGGTGGAAGTACTACCCCGACGGCGGCCAGTACGGCCCGATGCCGAAGTAG
- a CDS encoding phosphomannomutase/phosphoglucomutase, which translates to MAAQKSAPRSAESVAAVIKAYDVRGVVGQGIDVDFVKDAGAAFARLMRSEGAQSIVVGYDMRESSPGLAAAFISGVNEQGLDAVNLGLTSTDELYYASGVENCPGAMFTASHNPAKYNGIKMCRAGARPVGQDSGLDKIVADLIAGVPGFEGNPGRSSERDVLQGYAQYLHKLVPMNIRPLKVAVDAGNGMGGLTVPAVFRDLPLDVAPLYFELDGNFPNHEANPLDPKNLVDLQEFTVASGADLGIAFDGDADRCFIVDEKGDAVSPSTICAMIAERYLNLHPGATIIHNLITSKSVPELVREAGGTPVRTRVGHSFIKAKMAESGAVFGGEHSAHYYFSDFFNADSGMLAALHVLATLGGQDKPLSELKVAYERYLASGEINSEVADQQGRTEAVVEHFADRTASVDRLDGVTIDFTDGSWLNVRASNTEPLLRLNVEAPTAAEVQAIVAEALGVIRAGEAG; encoded by the coding sequence ATGGCTGCACAGAAATCCGCCCCGCGCAGTGCCGAATCGGTCGCTGCGGTTATCAAGGCCTATGATGTCCGTGGTGTGGTGGGCCAGGGAATCGATGTGGATTTTGTTAAGGACGCCGGCGCTGCCTTTGCGCGGCTCATGCGTTCCGAGGGGGCGCAATCCATCGTCGTGGGATATGACATGCGGGAAAGTTCCCCGGGGTTGGCGGCCGCGTTTATTTCCGGAGTTAACGAACAGGGCCTGGATGCCGTCAATCTAGGCCTGACCAGCACCGATGAATTGTATTACGCCTCGGGGGTGGAAAACTGCCCAGGGGCGATGTTCACTGCTTCGCACAATCCCGCGAAATACAATGGCATCAAGATGTGTCGGGCAGGGGCGCGGCCGGTTGGGCAGGACTCCGGGCTGGATAAGATAGTGGCGGACCTCATTGCGGGAGTCCCCGGGTTTGAGGGCAATCCGGGTCGGTCGAGCGAACGCGATGTGCTGCAGGGGTATGCCCAATACCTGCACAAGCTGGTGCCCATGAATATTCGACCGCTCAAGGTTGCGGTGGATGCGGGTAATGGAATGGGCGGGTTGACAGTGCCCGCTGTTTTCCGGGATCTGCCCCTGGATGTTGCGCCACTGTATTTCGAACTGGACGGGAACTTCCCCAACCACGAGGCTAATCCGTTGGACCCCAAAAACCTGGTGGATTTGCAAGAGTTCACGGTGGCCAGTGGGGCGGACCTGGGAATTGCCTTCGACGGGGACGCCGACCGCTGCTTTATCGTAGATGAAAAGGGCGATGCCGTGTCCCCGTCCACAATCTGCGCCATGATTGCCGAGCGCTACCTCAACCTCCACCCGGGGGCCACGATCATTCACAACCTCATTACCTCCAAATCCGTCCCCGAATTGGTGCGGGAGGCCGGGGGAACGCCCGTGCGGACCCGGGTTGGGCATTCCTTCATCAAAGCGAAAATGGCCGAAAGCGGTGCTGTCTTCGGCGGGGAGCATTCCGCCCATTATTACTTCAGCGACTTCTTCAACGCCGACTCTGGAATGCTCGCGGCGCTCCACGTCCTGGCGACCCTCGGCGGGCAGGACAAGCCGCTGTCCGAGCTGAAGGTCGCCTACGAGCGTTACCTGGCCAGCGGGGAGATCAACAGCGAGGTCGCCGATCAGCAGGGCCGGACCGAAGCTGTTGTGGAGCACTTCGCCGACCGCACCGCGAGTGTGGATCGCCTAGACGGCGTGACCATCGACTTCACCGACGGCTCCTGGCTCAACGTCCGCGCGTCCAACACCGAACCGCTGTTGCGCCTCAACGTGGAGGCCCCCACGGCCGCCGAAGTGCAGGCCATCGTGGCGGAGGCGCTGGGCGTGATTCGCGCCGGGGAGGCCGGGTAG
- a CDS encoding sugar phosphate nucleotidyltransferase, giving the protein MAYSAAHLTQAAPVNEEGAALAAETDAVILVGGKGTRLRPLTNNVPKPMLPAAGLPFLQHLLGRIKAAGMQHVVLGTSFKAEVFERYFGDGSDWGLEIEYVVEDEPLGTGGAIRNVHDHLRFDRAMIFNGDVLGGTDLGAILQTHVSQNADVTLHLLRVPDPRAFGCVPTDQEGRVTAFLEKTEDPPTDQINAGSYVFNRDVLEAIPAGRPVSVEREVFPELLETGKRVFGHVDQAYWRDMGTPADFVRGSSDLVRGIAPSPLLEGMHGEALVDSSASVADGALVLGGTVVGRGAEIRGGARVDTSVIFDGVHIEAGATVERCVIAAGAQIGARAHLTDCVVGEGAVVGARCELRDGARVWPGVEIPDGGLRFSSDV; this is encoded by the coding sequence ATGGCCTATAGCGCGGCTCATCTCACGCAAGCTGCTCCAGTGAACGAGGAGGGTGCCGCACTCGCCGCGGAGACGGATGCCGTCATCCTGGTGGGCGGCAAGGGCACCCGGCTGCGCCCCCTGACCAACAACGTGCCAAAGCCGATGTTGCCCGCCGCGGGCCTGCCCTTTCTCCAACACCTGCTTGGGCGTATCAAAGCCGCGGGAATGCAGCACGTGGTTCTGGGTACATCTTTCAAGGCCGAGGTTTTCGAGCGCTACTTCGGGGACGGATCCGATTGGGGCCTGGAGATTGAGTACGTCGTGGAGGACGAGCCACTGGGCACCGGCGGCGCTATCCGCAACGTCCACGACCACCTGCGATTCGATCGGGCCATGATCTTCAACGGGGATGTGCTGGGCGGCACGGACCTAGGTGCCATCCTGCAGACTCACGTCTCCCAGAACGCGGACGTTACCCTCCACCTGTTGCGGGTCCCGGATCCGCGTGCCTTCGGTTGCGTGCCCACGGACCAGGAGGGACGGGTGACCGCATTCCTGGAGAAGACGGAGGACCCGCCGACGGACCAGATCAACGCGGGTAGCTACGTGTTCAATCGTGACGTGCTGGAGGCCATCCCCGCGGGGCGGCCGGTGAGCGTGGAGCGAGAGGTGTTCCCGGAGCTACTGGAGACGGGCAAGCGGGTCTTTGGGCACGTGGACCAGGCCTACTGGCGGGATATGGGAACCCCGGCGGACTTTGTGCGCGGATCCTCCGACCTGGTGCGCGGGATCGCGCCCTCCCCCCTCCTGGAGGGGATGCACGGAGAGGCCCTCGTGGACTCTTCGGCTTCCGTGGCCGATGGGGCCCTGGTGCTCGGTGGCACCGTAGTGGGGCGCGGGGCGGAGATTCGCGGCGGAGCCCGGGTAGATACCTCCGTAATTTTCGACGGTGTGCATATCGAGGCCGGGGCCACGGTGGAGCGTTGTGTGATCGCCGCGGGGGCTCAAATCGGAGCGCGGGCGCACCTGACTGACTGCGTGGTGGGGGAGGGGGCCGTTGTGGGGGCCCGCTGTGAGCTGCGGGATGGCGCCCGGGTGTGGCCGGGTGTGGAGATTCCGGACGGCGGGCTGCGCTTCTCCAGTGACGTCTAG
- a CDS encoding TIGR03089 family protein, with the protein MDLIAPLLTNPASPRVTTYTPEGRAELSAETLANWSAKAANLLVELDLGAGDRVAVAAATGWQPITVALGAWRVGAAITEWRSDQEEPGALFTDSIEVAEAAAEAGVPEVYVLSTDPLGRAVWEPGRQPFGLNDYAEELRVQPDAYSGARVDGQPLLYGEDGPLFAQDFFARASTELPHGGRVLQTGWSSTAEMCEALLPLFAGGSVVLSTDCAPERLQQLAEVEKAVLR; encoded by the coding sequence ATGGATCTCATCGCGCCGCTGTTGACGAACCCGGCCTCCCCCCGCGTGACCACGTACACCCCCGAAGGTCGGGCGGAACTGTCCGCAGAAACGTTGGCTAACTGGTCGGCTAAGGCGGCGAACCTGCTGGTCGAGTTGGATTTGGGAGCGGGCGACCGGGTGGCCGTGGCGGCCGCGACGGGGTGGCAGCCGATCACCGTAGCCCTGGGGGCTTGGCGCGTAGGGGCAGCGATTACGGAGTGGCGCAGTGACCAGGAGGAGCCGGGGGCCCTGTTCACGGATTCGATCGAGGTTGCCGAGGCCGCCGCCGAAGCCGGCGTGCCGGAGGTGTACGTCCTGTCCACCGACCCCCTGGGCCGCGCCGTGTGGGAGCCCGGTCGGCAGCCCTTCGGATTGAATGACTACGCCGAAGAGCTACGTGTGCAGCCGGACGCCTACAGTGGGGCGCGAGTTGATGGTCAACCCCTGCTGTATGGGGAAGATGGGCCGCTGTTCGCGCAGGACTTCTTCGCCCGCGCCTCCACGGAGCTCCCCCACGGTGGGCGGGTTTTGCAGACGGGGTGGTCCTCCACCGCAGAAATGTGCGAGGCCCTGCTGCCCCTGTTCGCCGGGGGTTCCGTGGTGTTGAGCACGGACTGCGCCCCCGAGCGGCTACAGCAGCTAGCCGAGGTGGAGAAAGCGGTTCTGCGTTAG
- a CDS encoding DUF3499 family protein: protein MYPVSVIRQCSRPGCSRPAVATLDFNYAEQTATIGPLRVLSSPHTWDLCEEHAQRTSVPQGWELHVRMDAEDNTADADEEDLLALAQAVQQAAEAKERVEMPPAPRLIRRKEVPVPTGHHPSKRNLPRHTPKRHLRAIRSEG from the coding sequence ATGTACCCCGTGTCTGTCATCCGCCAATGTTCCCGCCCCGGGTGCTCCCGGCCAGCCGTGGCCACCTTGGACTTCAACTATGCCGAGCAAACGGCCACGATCGGGCCCTTGCGCGTCCTATCCAGCCCGCACACCTGGGACCTGTGTGAGGAGCACGCGCAGCGCACCTCCGTGCCCCAAGGTTGGGAACTGCACGTGCGCATGGACGCCGAGGACAACACCGCGGATGCCGATGAAGAGGACCTTCTGGCCCTCGCCCAGGCCGTGCAACAAGCGGCGGAGGCCAAGGAGCGAGTGGAGATGCCCCCCGCGCCGCGCCTCATTCGGCGCAAGGAGGTTCCCGTGCCCACCGGGCATCACCCCTCAAAGCGGAACCTGCCCCGGCACACCCCCAAGCGGCATCTCCGCGCGATTCGCAGCGAGGGCTAG
- the rfbD gene encoding dTDP-4-dehydrorhamnose reductase: MEIYITGAHGQVGRELARQARAGGHRVHALGRQDLDLRALTEDPFTSTNRAVILNAAAYTDVDGAEDPAHAEEVWQVNAEAPGALAQLAQRRGWSFIHLSTDYVHGGRTGPEVHRIPEGPIEPADRPINAYGRSKLAGEEAVMQAGGVVVRTSWVHSGPHQPGRDFVVTMLQLAQRGVDPKVVADQWGLPTYAADLAGGLLQLAERLAADGPQGDIVHAAGSGEPVSWYHFARAVFAAGGQDPDRVSPIPTAEYPTPARRPLYSALKLGGWQRWGLAPLPAWQDGLRRALG, translated from the coding sequence ATGGAGATCTACATCACTGGCGCCCACGGCCAAGTCGGGCGCGAACTTGCCCGTCAAGCTCGGGCGGGGGGACACCGAGTGCATGCCCTGGGCAGGCAGGATCTGGACCTGCGGGCGCTGACCGAGGATCCCTTCACCAGCACCAACCGGGCCGTGATCCTCAACGCCGCGGCCTACACGGATGTAGACGGGGCGGAGGACCCCGCCCACGCGGAAGAGGTGTGGCAGGTCAACGCCGAGGCGCCGGGGGCCCTGGCCCAGCTTGCCCAGCGGCGGGGATGGTCGTTTATTCACCTGTCCACGGACTACGTGCATGGGGGCCGGACGGGGCCGGAGGTGCACCGCATCCCGGAGGGGCCCATCGAGCCCGCAGATCGGCCAATCAATGCCTACGGCCGCAGCAAGCTCGCCGGGGAGGAGGCGGTAATGCAGGCCGGGGGAGTGGTGGTGCGCACCTCCTGGGTACACAGCGGGCCGCACCAACCCGGGCGGGACTTTGTGGTGACCATGCTGCAACTGGCCCAGCGGGGGGTGGACCCGAAGGTCGTCGCCGATCAATGGGGGCTACCCACCTACGCCGCCGATCTCGCCGGGGGGTTGCTCCAGCTCGCCGAGAGGCTTGCGGCCGACGGGCCCCAGGGAGACATCGTCCACGCTGCCGGTTCCGGGGAACCAGTGAGCTGGTACCACTTCGCCCGGGCCGTGTTCGCCGCCGGAGGGCAGGACCCCGATCGGGTAAGCCCCATCCCCACTGCCGAGTACCCCACCCCCGCCCGCCGTCCCCTCTATAGCGCGCTCAAGCTGGGCGGTTGGCAGCGCTGGGGCCTCGCGCCCCTGCCCGCGTGGCAGGACGGGCTACGCCGAGCCCTGGGGTAG